In one window of Gammaproteobacteria bacterium DNA:
- a CDS encoding DEAD/DEAH box helicase family protein, with amino-acid sequence MDKRGLSERDICTKFITPALRGAGWDEMSQLREEVTFTAGRIVVRGKLVTRRRRKRADYILSVKPNIPVAVIEAKDNNHGVGDGMQQALDYAETLHIPFAFSSNGDGFVFHDRTGGSNPIETNLTLDGFPSPDHLWERYRTWKGLTPEAEDTVLQDYFEDGGGKTPRYYQVNAVNAAVEAIAKGQNRILLVMATGTGKTFTAFQIIWRLWKAGRKKRILFLADRNVLVDQTMANDFRPFGGAMTKLSRRIDTSYEVYLGLYQAITGPEEHQKADKKLSPGFFDLIVIDECHRGSAAADSAWREILKYFSAATQIGLTATPKETKYVSNIAYFGKPVFSYSLKQGISDGFLAPYKVVKVHIDRDIEGWRPTKGQLARDGKPVDDRNYTVREFDRTLVIDGRTKAVAEKITAFLRESGDRFQKAIIFCVDQEHAARMRQALVNENADLVQRNARYVMRITGEDETGKNQLGNFIDPESPYPVLVTTSRLLSTGVDVQTCRLIVIDRVVGTMTEFKQIVGRGTRVHEDTGKFYFTLIDFRKASSLFADPGFDGEPEQIYEPGPNDPVLPPDPPPNGPNGPGNGEIIDGPDPPRPLPPKTGPQEKIYVDGIEATVVAERVEYLDGKGKLITETLRDFTRRALRKRFAGLDDFLNRWNGEERKQAIIDEMESEGLRLDVIVEELGNDLDPFDLICHVAFDAPPLTRRERAANVRKRGVFTKYAGKARAVLDALLDKYADEGVLNLDDAKVLRIPPLDSLGTPLELVRAFGGKPGFERAVHHLQSELYRESA; translated from the coding sequence ATGGACAAGCGAGGCCTCTCGGAACGCGACATCTGCACGAAGTTCATCACTCCCGCCCTCCGCGGGGCCGGATGGGACGAGATGTCACAGCTTCGCGAGGAGGTAACGTTCACTGCTGGCCGCATCGTGGTGCGCGGCAAGCTGGTGACGCGCCGCAGGCGGAAACGGGCCGACTACATCCTCTCCGTCAAGCCGAACATCCCGGTCGCGGTGATCGAGGCCAAGGATAACAACCACGGCGTCGGCGACGGCATGCAGCAGGCGCTGGACTACGCTGAGACGCTGCACATCCCCTTCGCGTTCTCCTCGAACGGCGACGGCTTCGTATTCCACGACCGCACGGGAGGCAGCAACCCCATTGAGACCAACTTGACGCTCGATGGTTTTCCATCGCCGGACCATCTGTGGGAGCGCTACCGGACCTGGAAGGGACTTACGCCGGAAGCCGAGGACACCGTACTACAGGACTACTTCGAGGACGGCGGCGGCAAGACACCGCGCTACTACCAGGTCAACGCCGTGAACGCGGCCGTCGAGGCCATCGCCAAGGGGCAGAACCGCATCTTGCTGGTCATGGCCACGGGCACGGGCAAGACGTTCACCGCTTTCCAGATCATCTGGCGGCTGTGGAAGGCAGGACGTAAGAAGCGCATCCTGTTCCTTGCCGACCGGAACGTCCTCGTCGACCAGACGATGGCGAACGACTTCCGGCCGTTCGGGGGCGCGATGACCAAACTGTCGCGCCGCATCGACACCTCCTACGAGGTCTACCTCGGCCTCTATCAAGCGATCACCGGGCCCGAGGAGCACCAGAAGGCCGACAAGAAGCTCTCGCCCGGCTTCTTCGACCTGATCGTGATCGACGAGTGCCACCGGGGCAGTGCCGCAGCCGATTCAGCGTGGCGTGAGATCCTCAAGTACTTCTCCGCCGCGACGCAGATCGGGCTCACCGCCACGCCGAAGGAGACCAAGTACGTCTCGAACATCGCCTACTTCGGGAAACCCGTGTTCTCCTACTCCCTGAAGCAGGGAATCAGCGATGGATTTCTCGCGCCCTACAAGGTGGTCAAGGTTCACATCGACCGGGACATCGAAGGCTGGCGTCCCACAAAGGGCCAGCTTGCCCGCGATGGCAAGCCGGTGGATGATCGCAACTACACCGTCAGAGAGTTCGACCGCACGCTGGTCATCGACGGTCGCACCAAGGCAGTTGCGGAGAAGATCACGGCGTTCCTGCGGGAGAGCGGCGACCGCTTCCAGAAAGCCATCATCTTCTGCGTCGATCAGGAGCACGCCGCCCGGATGCGCCAAGCACTGGTCAACGAGAATGCGGATCTCGTCCAACGGAACGCTCGGTACGTCATGCGGATCACGGGCGAAGACGAGACCGGAAAGAACCAACTCGGGAACTTCATCGACCCGGAATCGCCCTACCCAGTCCTCGTCACCACGTCGCGGCTGCTATCGACCGGCGTGGATGTCCAAACGTGCCGACTGATCGTGATCGACCGGGTGGTCGGAACGATGACCGAGTTCAAGCAGATCGTCGGCCGGGGCACCCGCGTGCACGAGGACACGGGAAAGTTCTACTTCACGCTCATCGACTTCCGGAAGGCCTCCAGTCTTTTTGCGGATCCCGGATTCGACGGCGAGCCGGAGCAGATCTACGAGCCCGGACCAAACGATCCCGTTCTCCCGCCCGATCCGCCACCGAATGGGCCGAACGGACCCGGCAACGGCGAGATCATTGATGGCCCCGATCCGCCTCGACCACTCCCTCCGAAGACCGGCCCGCAGGAGAAGATCTATGTCGATGGCATCGAAGCCACCGTTGTCGCCGAGCGGGTCGAGTATCTCGACGGGAAGGGCAAACTCATCACGGAAACGCTCCGCGACTTCACACGCCGGGCGCTGCGGAAGCGTTTCGCAGGCCTTGATGACTTCCTGAATCGTTGGAACGGCGAGGAGCGCAAGCAGGCGATCATCGACGAGATGGAGTCCGAGGGCCTTCGGTTGGACGTGATCGTCGAGGAGCTGGGGAACGATCTCGACCCCTTCGATCTCATCTGTCATGTCGCTTTCGACGCCCCACCGCTGACCCGCCGCGAGCGGGCCGCGAACGTTAGGAAACGGGGCGTGTTCACCAAGTACGCGGGTAAAGCCCGTGCGGTGCTCGATGCGCTGCTCGACAAGTACGCCGACGAGGGCGTCCTCAATCTGGACGACGCGAAAGTGCTCCGGATACCGCCGCTCGACAGCCTTGGCACGCCGCTCGAACTTGTTCGCGCCTTCGGTGGCAAACCGGGCTTCGAGCGGGCCGTCCACCATCTTCAATCCGAACTCTACCGGGAGAGCGCCTGA
- a CDS encoding DUF4268 domain-containing protein, with product MGKTNLGRLEPVALREVWPNEEKDFTPWLAEQENLGILADALGMSLEFVAREEKVGPYSADVLCRDPSDQTMVVVENQLGQTDHDHLGKLLTYASHFNARVVVWVARTFTDQHRAALDWLNEVSETGTRFFGLEIELWRIGESAPAPKLNVVTRPNDWTKEGVDKGALTDTQRIQLRFWEGFAEFVSRKGKIVTKTHAPRPQSWLGVAGVGRGGFFLYGVMSTWTEAGGHELRAELQITGSRKRSLLRSAARRPTGNRERARVR from the coding sequence ATGGGTAAGACCAACCTTGGCCGCCTAGAACCTGTTGCACTGCGCGAGGTTTGGCCAAATGAAGAGAAGGACTTCACTCCTTGGCTGGCAGAGCAGGAAAACCTGGGGATCCTAGCTGACGCCTTGGGAATGTCCTTGGAGTTTGTAGCGCGAGAGGAAAAGGTGGGTCCGTATTCGGCCGATGTCCTCTGCCGGGATCCGAGCGACCAGACCATGGTGGTGGTGGAGAATCAGCTGGGCCAGACGGATCACGACCACCTGGGCAAACTTCTGACCTATGCCTCCCATTTCAACGCCCGGGTGGTGGTGTGGGTCGCCAGAACATTCACGGATCAGCACCGAGCCGCGCTGGACTGGCTCAACGAAGTGTCCGAAACCGGTACTCGGTTCTTCGGTCTGGAGATCGAGCTTTGGCGAATCGGGGAATCGGCACCGGCGCCGAAGCTCAACGTCGTCACCAGGCCGAACGACTGGACGAAGGAGGGTGTGGATAAGGGAGCGCTGACGGACACCCAACGGATTCAACTTCGCTTCTGGGAGGGCTTCGCGGAGTTCGTCTCCCGAAAGGGCAAGATCGTAACCAAGACTCACGCGCCTCGGCCTCAGAGCTGGCTGGGAGTGGCCGGAGTCGGACGGGGCGGCTTCTTCCTGTACGGTGTCATGTCCACATGGACGGAGGCTGGCGGTCACGAACTGAGGGCGGAACTACAAATCACCGGTTCAAGAAAGCGATCACTACTTCGATCTGCTGCACGTCGACCGACAGGTAATCGAGAAAGAGCACGAGTTCGATGA